The Acidobacteriota bacterium genome segment GGACGAGTTCCCCTTCCTGATCGAGTCGAACCGGGCCATCCCCTCCATTTTCCAGAAGGGGTGGGACGAGGAACTCAAGGACTCGGGGGTCTATCTCGTTCTCCAGGGCTCCAGCATCGGCCTGATGGAGACGGAGGTCCTGGGTTACCGGTCCCCCCTCTTCGGCCGTCGGACCGCGCAGCTGCTCGTCACCCCGCTCGACTTCTGGCACGCGAAGAAGTTCTTTCCCCGCAAGGATGCCGACGAGTTCATGACCCTGTTCGCCCTGCTCGGTGGGACGCCGGCCTATCTCCTTCAGTTCGACCCGGCCGCCGACTTGTGGTCGAACATCCGGAATCGGATGCTGACCCCCGAGGCCTATCTCTTCAGCGAACCGGAATTTATCCTTCGGGAAGAGCTTCGTGAACCCCGGAACTACTTCGCCATTCTGCGGGCCATCTCCATGGGGAAAACCCGCCCCGGGGAGATCATCAACGAAACCGGTTTCGAGAAGGGGCTGGTCGGGAAGTACCTCTCGGTCCTGGTGGACCTGGGGATCGTCCGGCGGGAAGTTCCGGTCACGGAAACGGCCTTTGAAAAGAGTAAAAAAGGAATCTACACCCTCGATGACGATTTCTTCCGCTTCTGGTTCAGTTTCGTGTTCCCCAACAAGAGCTTTATCGAGGAACGGGAACTCGATTACCTAATCGATACCAAGATCAAGCCACGGCTGGAGATCTTCGTTTCACGGACCTTCGAGGATGTCTGCCGGTCCTACGTGAAGAAGGGATTTCTGGGGGGCCTGAAGTTCAATCGCGTCGGGCGGTGGTGGACGAAGGACGCCGAGGTCGACGTGGTCGGGCTGAACGACGACGACGACACACTGCTCCTCGGCGAAGTGAAATGGAGCGTCAACGCGGTCGGGATGGATGTCCTGGCGGGGTTGAAGCGGAAAGCGTCCCTCGTCGAGTGGGGGTCGGAAGGCCGGAAGGTGCGGTACGCCCTTTTCAGCCGGAGCGGGTTCACCCCGGAAGTGGTCGGGCTTGCCGCTCGGGAGGGGGTGTTCTTGAGCACGCTGGAGGATATCGCCCGGATGCAGCCGATTCAGGGCCCCGCAGAAGGGGGCGGTGGTTGGACCCAATGTTGACGACCCCGTAAATAGTGGCGCGGGCTTCAGCCTGCGCGGGAAATCAAAGGGCTTACGTGGATAAAATAATCTATTCGTGACTATTTGATGCGAGCCCATCAATATCGATTTTTCATTCCCCGGCGCCCCGAATGGAATCCGGGGGATATGCGAAAATACCCGACACTTCCGACATATCCTTATAATCCACAGAAAATGAATGAGTAATCGCATGAAGTGTGATGTCGGGTGTCGGGAAAGGGT includes the following:
- a CDS encoding ATP-binding protein — its product is MEFVNREYELEFLRRIYREEQSHFVVLYGKRRVGKTALIKEFTKDLPHVYFLADKTTEKIQLQTLSEKVGLLFRDDFLLSRGFGSWPEFFRYLKGKGKVVVVLDEFPFLIESNRAIPSIFQKGWDEELKDSGVYLVLQGSSIGLMETEVLGYRSPLFGRRTAQLLVTPLDFWHAKKFFPRKDADEFMTLFALLGGTPAYLLQFDPAADLWSNIRNRMLTPEAYLFSEPEFILREELREPRNYFAILRAISMGKTRPGEIINETGFEKGLVGKYLSVLVDLGIVRREVPVTETAFEKSKKGIYTLDDDFFRFWFSFVFPNKSFIEERELDYLIDTKIKPRLEIFVSRTFEDVCRSYVKKGFLGGLKFNRVGRWWTKDAEVDVVGLNDDDDTLLLGEVKWSVNAVGMDVLAGLKRKASLVEWGSEGRKVRYALFSRSGFTPEVVGLAAREGVFLSTLEDIARMQPIQGPAEGGGGWTQC